In Urechidicola croceus, a single window of DNA contains:
- a CDS encoding TonB-dependent receptor, whose translation MKHFYSIILFFLLTISATSQTVTGTVTDDSGSSLPGVNVIEKGTENGVTTDFEGKYSIDVNSEAVLVFSFVGFSEKEVSVDGQSTINVILEEGVSLDEIVLVGSRSPKRTAIDTPVPVDVIDVSEIAANTGKVEVNDILQYAAPSFNATKQSGSDGADHIVPASLRGLGPDQTLVLINGKRRHQSSLVNIFGTRGRGNSGTDLNAIPAASIKRIEVLRDGASAQYGSDAIAGVINIVLKDKTDGLTGGITYGAYSTKVGGDFAQQIFDTQDGWDPELFNIEGKNRLDGKDKSFDGETVQIDLNYGVEIGKNGGFINFTTELLSKENTLRPSFSWRKGYGSAGVDGFNFMINAAVPVDDNTEIYAFGGRNFRDTNANAFSRDSFEDGDNRSVPSIYPNGFTPRITSQITDVSVSAGVRHEMANGWNVDFNNTYGKNFFHYYIKGSNNASMQNASPTDFDAGGHYLSQNTTGLDFTKYLEDVASGLNLAFGMEYRTENFGIFAGEVASYALYDVNGIPITNPATQTVAFDSNGDDLPGGSQGFPGYSPANEVDRSRTNYGLYFDTELNVSESFMLAGAIRYEDYSDFGNTFNFKLASRLKVNDDLAFRGSVSTGFRAPSLAQLYYNLIFTNIVAGESVPSLLSANNSTVTQAFGIGQLSEEKATNASIGFTYKKGGFTATVDAYTISVDDRIILTDNFTDQAILGPLNVDAAQFFANGVDTKTTGLDIVLNYETTLGDDSKIRAGLIGNFNDLEIKNINSGNLNEFTFFGPFSQAYLEAAAPDYKFGLNLGYSKDKFDASVTLTQFSEVELQDFQWVDTPATTQAEADALYPIATDVYEAVLTTDFNVGYQFTDKLKLTVGANNLFNVYPTPQFDGWTDQGGFADSVQMGSDGMYLFSRLNFSF comes from the coding sequence ATGAAACATTTTTACTCAATTATTTTATTTTTTCTTTTAACAATTTCGGCCACTAGCCAAACTGTTACAGGAACAGTTACAGATGACTCAGGATCTTCATTGCCTGGAGTTAATGTTATTGAAAAAGGCACAGAAAACGGAGTTACAACAGATTTTGAAGGAAAATATTCCATTGATGTAAATTCTGAGGCTGTATTAGTTTTTAGTTTTGTTGGATTTTCGGAAAAAGAAGTAAGTGTTGATGGGCAATCAACCATAAACGTTATACTAGAAGAAGGTGTAAGCCTTGATGAAATTGTACTTGTAGGTTCGAGAAGTCCTAAAAGAACTGCAATTGACACTCCAGTTCCGGTTGACGTAATTGACGTTTCTGAAATAGCAGCAAACACTGGTAAAGTTGAAGTTAATGATATTTTACAATATGCTGCACCTTCATTTAACGCAACAAAACAATCGGGTTCTGATGGTGCCGATCATATCGTTCCTGCTTCATTAAGAGGACTTGGTCCAGATCAAACACTTGTTCTAATTAATGGAAAACGAAGACATCAATCTTCATTAGTTAATATTTTTGGAACTAGAGGACGTGGAAATTCTGGTACTGATTTAAATGCAATTCCTGCTGCTTCTATTAAAAGAATTGAAGTTTTAAGAGATGGTGCTTCTGCTCAATATGGTTCAGATGCAATAGCAGGTGTAATAAACATCGTTTTAAAAGATAAAACTGATGGGTTAACAGGTGGAATTACTTATGGTGCGTATAGTACAAAAGTAGGCGGAGATTTTGCACAACAAATTTTTGATACTCAAGATGGTTGGGATCCAGAATTATTCAACATAGAAGGTAAAAACAGATTAGATGGTAAAGACAAATCATTTGATGGAGAAACTGTACAAATAGACCTAAACTATGGTGTTGAAATTGGAAAAAATGGTGGTTTTATAAACTTTACAACAGAACTTTTATCTAAAGAAAATACACTGAGGCCTAGTTTTTCTTGGAGAAAAGGCTATGGTAGTGCAGGAGTTGACGGATTCAATTTTATGATAAATGCCGCTGTACCTGTTGATGATAATACTGAAATTTATGCTTTTGGAGGAAGAAACTTTAGAGATACTAATGCAAATGCTTTTTCAAGAGATAGTTTTGAAGATGGTGATAACAGATCTGTACCAAGTATTTACCCAAATGGATTTACACCTCGAATTACATCACAAATTACAGATGTTTCAGTTTCAGCAGGTGTAAGACATGAAATGGCTAATGGATGGAATGTTGACTTTAACAACACTTATGGAAAAAACTTTTTCCATTATTATATAAAAGGTAGTAATAATGCTTCTATGCAAAATGCTTCTCCAACTGATTTTGATGCTGGTGGACATTATTTATCGCAAAACACAACAGGTTTAGATTTTACTAAATATTTAGAAGATGTTGCTTCAGGTTTAAATTTAGCCTTTGGGATGGAATATAGAACTGAAAACTTTGGAATTTTTGCAGGTGAAGTAGCATCATATGCATTGTATGATGTAAATGGTATTCCAATTACAAATCCTGCTACACAAACTGTCGCATTTGATTCAAATGGTGATGATTTACCTGGAGGTTCACAAGGTTTTCCTGGGTATAGTCCTGCAAACGAAGTTGATAGAAGTAGAACAAATTATGGCCTTTATTTTGATACAGAATTAAACGTAAGTGAAAGTTTTATGCTTGCAGGTGCTATTCGTTATGAAGATTATAGTGATTTTGGAAACACATTTAATTTCAAATTAGCAAGTAGATTAAAAGTTAATGATGATTTAGCATTTAGAGGTTCTGTTTCTACAGGATTTAGAGCGCCTTCACTTGCACAACTTTATTACAATTTAATATTTACAAATATTGTTGCTGGAGAATCTGTACCTTCATTATTATCGGCAAATAATAGTACAGTTACTCAAGCCTTTGGAATTGGTCAATTGTCAGAAGAAAAAGCAACCAATGCGAGTATAGGTTTTACCTATAAAAAAGGTGGATTTACAGCAACTGTAGATGCATATACTATTTCTGTTGATGATAGAATTATTTTAACTGATAATTTTACTGACCAAGCAATTTTAGGCCCATTAAATGTTGATGCAGCACAATTCTTTGCAAATGGTGTTGATACTAAAACTACTGGACTTGACATTGTTTTAAATTATGAAACAACTCTTGGAGATGATAGTAAGATTAGAGCAGGTTTAATAGGAAATTTCAATGATCTTGAGATTAAAAATATTAACAGTGGAAATTTAAATGAATTTACATTCTTTGGACCTTTTTCTCAGGCTTATTTAGAAGCTGCTGCTCCTGACTATAAATTTGGATTAAACTTAGGATATTCTAAAGATAAATTTGATGCCTCAGTAACCTTAACACAATTTAGCGAAGTAGAACTTCAAGATTTTCAATGGGTAGATACTCCTGCAACTACTCAAGCAGAAGCAGATGCTTTATACCCAATAGCTACAGACGTTTATGAAGCAGTATTAACTACAGATTTTAATGTAGGTTATCAATTTACTGACAAATTAAAATTAACAGTAGGTGCAAATAATCTGTTTAACGTATACCCTACTCCACAATTTGATGGTTGGACAGATCAAGGTGGTTTTGCAGATTCAGTACAAATGGGATCTGATGGGATGTACTTATTCTCTCGTTTAAACTTTAGTTTCTAA
- a CDS encoding SIR2 family NAD-dependent protein deacylase, with product MLHKKRIVVLTGAGISAESGIKTFRDSNGLWEGHNIQDVATPQGWYKNPELVLDFYNQRRKQLLQVKPNDAHLLLSKLEEKYDVNIITQNVDDLHERSGSTKVTHLHGELRKVRSTIDEYLIYNWDKDLNIGDHCECNSQLRPHIVWFGEEVPNLTIAEEITQTADILIIIGTSMQVYPAANLIHFAQKDIPIYFIDPKPNINKNQFDNLNIISDMASQGLKKIYKLLN from the coding sequence ATGCTTCATAAAAAAAGAATTGTGGTATTAACTGGTGCTGGAATAAGCGCTGAATCTGGGATAAAAACTTTTAGAGATTCAAATGGATTATGGGAAGGCCATAATATTCAAGATGTAGCGACTCCACAAGGTTGGTATAAAAATCCAGAATTAGTCTTAGATTTTTATAATCAACGAAGAAAACAATTACTTCAAGTTAAACCTAATGATGCACACCTATTATTGAGTAAATTAGAAGAAAAATATGATGTTAATATCATTACTCAAAATGTTGATGATTTACATGAGCGGTCAGGAAGTACAAAAGTTACTCATTTACATGGCGAATTAAGAAAAGTTAGAAGTACTATTGATGAATATTTGATTTACAATTGGGATAAAGACCTTAATATTGGAGATCACTGTGAATGTAATTCTCAATTAAGACCACATATAGTATGGTTTGGTGAAGAAGTACCTAATTTGACCATTGCAGAAGAAATAACTCAAACCGCTGATATTTTAATTATTATTGGTACGTCTATGCAAGTTTATCCTGCAGCGAATTTAATTCATTTTGCACAAAAAGATATTCCAATATATTTTATTGATCCTAAACCAAATATTAATAAAAATCAATTCGATAATCTTAATATAATTTCTGATATGGCTTCACAAGGATTAAAAAAAATATATAAATTACTAAATTAA
- the ychF gene encoding redox-regulated ATPase YchF has product MKAGIVGLPNVGKSTLFNCLSNAKAQSANFPFCTIEPNIGVVNVPDLRLEKLEELVNPEKVVPATVEIVDIAGLVKGASKGEGLGNKFLGNIRETDAIIHVLRCFDNDNIIHVDNSVDPVRDKETIDVELQIKDLESIQKRLEKVKKAARTGDKNAQKELDVLTKVVNGLEGFNSVRSIDLREDDREEFIKPLQLLTDKPILYVCNVDESSAAKGNTYVDAVREAVKNENAEVIVLAVATEADIIELEEYEERQMFLEDLGLEEPGASVLIRAAYKLLNLQTYFTAGVKEVRAWTINIGDTAPQAAGVIHTDFEKGFIRAEVIKYDDFVHYGSEVKVREAGKLGIEGKEYIVQDGDMMNFRFNV; this is encoded by the coding sequence ATGAAAGCAGGAATTGTAGGATTGCCTAATGTTGGAAAATCAACTTTATTTAATTGTTTATCAAATGCAAAAGCACAAAGTGCAAATTTTCCATTTTGTACTATTGAACCAAATATTGGTGTGGTAAATGTACCAGATTTACGTTTAGAAAAATTAGAAGAATTGGTGAATCCCGAAAAAGTTGTTCCTGCAACTGTAGAAATAGTTGATATTGCAGGATTGGTTAAAGGGGCAAGTAAAGGAGAAGGATTAGGAAATAAATTTCTTGGTAATATTCGTGAAACTGATGCTATTATTCATGTATTACGTTGTTTCGATAATGATAATATTATTCATGTTGATAATAGTGTTGATCCTGTAAGAGATAAAGAAACTATTGATGTTGAATTACAAATAAAAGATTTAGAATCAATACAAAAGAGACTTGAAAAGGTTAAAAAAGCAGCGAGAACTGGAGATAAGAATGCTCAAAAAGAGTTGGATGTATTAACTAAAGTAGTTAATGGTTTAGAAGGATTCAATTCTGTAAGATCAATAGATTTAAGAGAGGATGATAGAGAAGAGTTCATTAAACCTTTGCAATTATTAACAGATAAGCCAATATTATATGTTTGTAATGTAGATGAGTCATCAGCTGCAAAAGGTAATACTTATGTAGATGCAGTTCGTGAAGCTGTAAAAAATGAAAATGCAGAAGTTATTGTTTTGGCAGTGGCAACAGAAGCAGATATTATTGAGTTAGAAGAATATGAAGAACGACAAATGTTTTTAGAGGATTTAGGTTTGGAAGAACCAGGAGCATCAGTTTTAATTCGTGCAGCATACAAATTATTAAACTTACAAACCTATTTTACTGCAGGTGTTAAAGAAGTTCGTGCTTGGACAATTAATATTGGAGATACAGCTCCACAAGCAGCAGGAGTGATTCATACTGATTTTGAAAAAGGTTTTATCCGTGCCGAAGTAATTAAATATGACGATTTTGTTCATTATGGAAGTGAAGTAAAAGTACGTGAAGCAGGAAAACTAGGAATTGAGGGAAAAGAATATATTGTTCAAGACGGAGATATGATGAACTTCCGTTTTAATGTATAA
- a CDS encoding DMT family transporter: MKYPKIFSSGVLIAIVGIVMFSAKAIMVKLAYQYEVSSIHLLLFRMLFSLPFYIVILIYFKPVKPNKIDKKDYVWLFFFGFVGYYLASYFDFLGLQYIKAGLERIILFVYPTLVIIISKIFLKTKITTQQIIAILITYFGVVITFWGEIQLESNNTILGGSLIFLSALTYAAYLVGSGWLIPKFGVIVFTAYAMIVSSFCVIVHYFIFDRENIFNYSKEVYILGFLMAIISTLIPSFLVSLAIKKLGASNFSIIGSIGPISTIILAYFLLSERLSFLQLIGSIIVILGVLIVSINKQNKN, encoded by the coding sequence ATGAAATATCCTAAAATATTTTCTTCTGGGGTTTTAATTGCAATTGTAGGCATCGTTATGTTTTCTGCAAAAGCGATAATGGTAAAATTAGCATATCAATATGAAGTGAGTTCAATTCATTTATTATTGTTTAGAATGCTCTTTTCGCTACCTTTTTATATTGTTATTCTAATTTATTTTAAACCTGTAAAACCAAATAAAATAGACAAGAAAGACTACGTTTGGCTTTTCTTTTTTGGTTTTGTAGGTTATTATTTGGCTAGTTATTTTGATTTTTTAGGATTGCAATATATTAAAGCGGGTTTAGAGCGAATCATACTTTTTGTGTATCCAACTTTAGTAATAATAATTTCAAAAATATTTTTAAAAACTAAAATAACTACACAGCAAATAATAGCAATATTGATTACCTATTTTGGAGTTGTCATTACATTTTGGGGCGAAATACAATTAGAAAGTAATAATACTATTTTAGGTGGTTCATTAATCTTTTTAAGTGCATTAACCTATGCTGCATATTTAGTTGGAAGTGGTTGGTTGATTCCAAAATTTGGAGTTATAGTTTTTACTGCATATGCTATGATAGTTTCATCGTTTTGTGTAATTGTACATTACTTTATTTTTGATAGAGAAAATATTTTTAATTATTCAAAAGAAGTATATATTTTAGGTTTTTTAATGGCAATTATATCTACTTTAATCCCTTCTTTTTTAGTTTCATTGGCAATAAAAAAGTTAGGTGCATCAAATTTTTCAATTATAGGAAGTATTGGGCCTATATCAACAATCATATTAGCATATTTTTTACTAAGTGAAAGATTATCATTCTTACAGTTAATTGGTTCAATCATTGTAATATTAGGCGTACTAATTGTATCAATTAATAAACAAAATAAAAACTAA
- a CDS encoding T9SS type A sorting domain-containing protein, producing the protein MIKKLHIFITVFITTIVMNAQNTIEVDCQELFLSGTNLAWNQFSGDVGFSTNPDLAYFDTFFSDVKAAGGNSVRWWFHTDAAFTPQIETSGNVTGLHHSLTNAEIIGQVEDILDTAWDNGIHVNISLFSFDMLKDPTYKTWSNLDFDGNLAFLQSPANVQSYIDNGLTEMVTALKDHPALLSWEIFNEPEGMSTEFGWTNADDDGDGIFGAEIPMSDIQMVVNKVAGAIHDADPDALVTNGSWAFRANTDVGSNYNYYTDARLIAEGGASNGTLDYYQVHYYDWQNSSISPFAHPASYWELDKPVMVGEFHGDEAFDIFGDHSAYDWLYDNGYFGAWGWQYTESDLWADVEPQIEYMQTQNPTVVNLDPNACLSAEFSADDTSVCITDTVTFTASSSSTDITTWSWDFGDSQTATTAGPHEITYSSPGTYTVSLTTSDGVNGDTVTKTDYITVVGETVASISITSDSSCETSVTFEGSITPDIPGITYRWRINNGAPTSTTSTFTPTSINDGDSVHFEVSNGSLGECHNFTLVSEAIVLDCGSLSVDDYLFDTVSIFPNPATDRIEIKGLQEEAVFKVYSILGKKLLEQKLTNDYIDISSLKSGIYFVKLITENGQTTKKLVKK; encoded by the coding sequence ATGATAAAAAAATTACACATATTTATTACAGTTTTTATAACTACAATAGTTATGAATGCTCAAAATACAATTGAAGTTGATTGTCAAGAGTTATTCTTAAGTGGTACAAATTTGGCTTGGAATCAATTTAGTGGAGATGTAGGATTTTCAACAAACCCTGATTTAGCATATTTTGACACTTTTTTTAGTGATGTGAAAGCAGCTGGAGGAAATTCAGTTCGTTGGTGGTTTCATACTGATGCAGCATTTACACCTCAAATAGAAACTTCGGGTAACGTTACGGGGCTTCATCATTCACTTACTAATGCTGAAATAATTGGACAAGTAGAAGATATTTTAGATACAGCTTGGGATAATGGTATACATGTAAATATTAGCCTATTTTCATTTGATATGCTAAAGGATCCTACATATAAAACTTGGTCAAATTTAGATTTTGATGGAAACTTGGCATTTTTACAATCTCCTGCCAATGTGCAATCATATATCGATAATGGGTTAACCGAAATGGTTACAGCTTTAAAAGATCATCCTGCATTGTTAAGTTGGGAAATATTTAATGAACCAGAAGGAATGTCAACAGAATTTGGATGGACAAATGCTGATGATGATGGTGATGGCATTTTTGGTGCAGAAATCCCAATGTCAGATATTCAAATGGTCGTTAATAAAGTTGCCGGAGCAATACATGATGCCGATCCAGATGCACTTGTTACTAATGGATCATGGGCTTTCAGAGCCAATACCGATGTAGGGAGTAATTATAATTATTATACCGATGCACGATTGATTGCTGAAGGAGGTGCCTCAAATGGTACACTTGATTATTATCAAGTACATTATTATGATTGGCAAAATTCTTCAATATCACCATTTGCACATCCAGCTAGTTATTGGGAATTAGATAAACCAGTAATGGTTGGAGAATTTCACGGTGATGAAGCATTTGATATTTTTGGAGATCATTCAGCTTATGATTGGTTGTATGATAATGGATATTTTGGTGCTTGGGGATGGCAATATACAGAGTCTGATTTATGGGCAGATGTTGAGCCTCAAATTGAGTATATGCAAACTCAAAATCCAACAGTTGTAAATCTAGATCCAAATGCATGTTTAAGTGCAGAGTTTTCTGCAGATGACACATCTGTTTGTATAACTGATACTGTAACTTTTACCGCTTCTTCTTCTTCAACAGATATTACAACTTGGAGTTGGGATTTTGGTGATAGTCAAACAGCTACTACAGCAGGACCACATGAAATAACTTACTCTTCACCTGGCACTTATACAGTTTCCTTAACAACTTCTGATGGTGTAAATGGAGATACAGTTACCAAAACAGATTATATTACAGTTGTGGGTGAAACAGTAGCTTCTATTTCTATAACAAGTGATTCATCTTGTGAAACATCTGTAACCTTTGAAGGTTCTATTACACCAGATATTCCTGGAATTACCTACAGATGGAGAATAAACAACGGTGCTCCAACCAGTACGACATCAACTTTTACACCTACGTCAATAAATGACGGTGATTCAGTTCATTTTGAAGTTTCTAATGGTAGTCTGGGCGAATGCCATAATTTTACATTAGTATCTGAAGCAATAGTACTTGACTGTGGTAGTTTATCTGTAGATGATTACTTATTCGATACGGTTTCTATATTTCCAAATCCTGCAACTGATAGGATAGAAATAAAAGGACTTCAAGAAGAAGCAGTTTTTAAAGTTTATTCTATTCTTGGAAAAAAACTTTTAGAGCAAAAATTAACTAATGATTATATTGATATATCTAGTTTGAAATCTGGAATTTACTTTGTTAAATTGATTACAGAAAATGGTCAAACAACAAAAAAACTAGTTAAAAAATAA
- a CDS encoding DNA topoisomerase IV subunit B: protein MAQETKYTEDNIRSLDWKEHIRMRPGMYIGKLGDGSSPDDGIYILIKEVLDNSIDEYVMGAGKTIEISVKETSVTIRDYGRGIPLGKVVDVVSKMNTGGKYDSKAFKKSVGLNGVGTKAVNALSTNFRVQSVRDGQTVVAEFEKGNLVNKFDAEPSSLRKGTKVTFIPDPDIFVKYKFRSEYIIKMIKNYVYLNTGLTIIYNGEKYFSENGLRDLLDENISDESKLFPIIHLLDEDIEVALTYSKAQYSEEYHSFVNGQHTTQGGTHQNAFREGIVKTIREYFGKNYDASDIRKSIVSAISIKVMEPVFESQTKTKLGSTEMGGDLPTVRTFITEFLKTRLDNYLHRNPDVAEKIQKKIIQAEKERKELSGIRKLARDRAKKASLHNKKLRDCRVHLGDMKKDDRLDTTLFITEGDSASGSITKSRNVNTQAVFSLKGKPLNSYGLSKKIVYENEEFNLLQSALNIEDGIENLRYNNIVIATDADVDGMHIRLLLITFFLQFFPELIKEGHLYILETPLFRVRDKKETIYCYSDQERKDAIEKLRGKPEITRFKGLGEISPNEFVHFIGKDIRLDPVMLDKEITIESLLEFYMGKNTPDRQKFIINNLKVELDLVEEL, encoded by the coding sequence ATGGCGCAAGAAACAAAATATACCGAAGATAATATACGTTCGTTAGATTGGAAAGAGCATATACGTATGCGTCCAGGAATGTATATTGGAAAATTAGGAGATGGATCATCACCTGATGATGGAATATATATTTTGATTAAAGAAGTGCTTGACAATTCAATTGATGAATATGTGATGGGTGCTGGGAAAACAATTGAAATTTCAGTAAAAGAAACTTCTGTAACTATTCGTGATTATGGACGTGGAATTCCTCTTGGAAAAGTTGTTGATGTTGTTTCTAAAATGAATACAGGTGGTAAATACGACTCCAAAGCATTTAAAAAATCTGTAGGTCTAAATGGAGTAGGAACCAAGGCAGTTAATGCATTATCTACCAATTTTAGAGTGCAATCAGTTAGAGATGGTCAAACTGTAGTTGCCGAGTTTGAAAAAGGAAATCTTGTTAATAAGTTTGATGCTGAACCTAGTTCCCTCAGAAAAGGAACAAAAGTTACATTTATTCCTGATCCTGATATTTTTGTTAAATATAAATTTAGAAGTGAATATATAATTAAAATGATTAAAAACTACGTGTATTTAAATACAGGGTTGACAATCATTTATAACGGAGAAAAGTATTTTTCTGAAAATGGATTAAGAGATTTATTAGATGAAAATATTTCTGATGAATCAAAATTATTTCCAATTATACATTTGCTTGATGAAGATATTGAAGTTGCACTTACTTATAGTAAGGCTCAATATAGTGAAGAGTATCACTCATTTGTAAACGGACAACACACAACACAAGGTGGAACACATCAAAATGCGTTTAGAGAGGGAATAGTTAAAACAATTAGAGAGTATTTTGGCAAAAATTATGATGCCTCAGATATTAGAAAATCTATTGTTTCAGCAATAAGTATAAAGGTTATGGAGCCAGTTTTTGAAAGTCAAACAAAAACAAAATTAGGTTCTACTGAAATGGGAGGAGATTTACCAACGGTACGTACATTTATTACAGAATTCTTAAAAACTCGATTGGATAATTATTTACATAGAAATCCAGATGTTGCTGAGAAGATTCAAAAGAAAATAATTCAGGCAGAGAAAGAGCGAAAAGAATTATCTGGAATACGAAAATTAGCAAGAGATAGAGCAAAAAAAGCGAGTTTACATAATAAAAAATTGCGTGATTGTCGTGTACATTTGGGTGATATGAAAAAAGATGATAGACTTGACACAACTTTGTTTATTACCGAGGGAGATTCTGCAAGTGGATCAATCACTAAATCTAGAAATGTAAATACACAGGCTGTTTTTAGTTTGAAAGGTAAACCTCTAAATTCTTATGGCTTAAGTAAGAAAATTGTGTATGAAAATGAAGAGTTCAACCTTTTGCAATCGGCTTTAAATATAGAAGACGGAATTGAAAATTTACGTTATAATAATATTGTAATAGCAACAGATGCAGATGTTGATGGTATGCACATTAGATTGCTGTTAATCACTTTCTTTTTACAATTTTTTCCAGAATTAATTAAAGAAGGTCATTTATATATACTTGAAACACCATTGTTCAGAGTAAGAGATAAAAAAGAAACGATTTATTGTTATTCAGATCAAGAACGAAAAGATGCAATTGAAAAATTAAGAGGAAAACCTGAAATTACTCGATTTAAGGGATTAGGTGAAATTAGTCCTAATGAATTTGTTCATTTTATCGGTAAAGACATTCGTTTAGATCCAGTAATGTTAGACAAAGAAATAACAATAGAAAGCCTATTAGAATTTTATATGGGTAAGAATACACCAGATAGACAAAAATTTATCATCAATAACCTCAAAGTTGAACTAGATTTAGTTGAAGAATTATAA